The Fervidicoccaceae archaeon genome contains a region encoding:
- a CDS encoding sodium-translocating pyrophosphatase, translating into MIILSRALLKSGRLRGGTLSASTYALIGLALGALGLGLASLSFWYIERLPKGTERMVEVWRAIREGSSAYMRRQLKTIMSFSAIMAAVAAFSVYVGYRIRVLPTRPELSDEVILESALIGASVILGSLASLFAAFLSMDASTRANVRMAEGARVGTWNALRIAVLGGSVLGFSVPSMSLFGISALYLLYSSLVGGGGPLELRLALDAVAGFAFGASLSALFAQLGGGIYTKAADIGADLVGKVEAGIPEDDPRNPAVIADQVGDNVGDCAGRGADVFESVTAETLGAMLIGWAVYLLLAQSGVDHVEASKYIFLPLLMAGVGVLSTIPGVFLASHQKRFKEPVEPMRNAVMLSGLAAVAGIAATLRVVVPESWAHMLAATLCGVAASVLIVLLTNLYTASRARAVVEIAEASISGPAITILQGLGVGMRATALPIIVISIALATSFVIGVDAAPSLGLAHSGVDSRLAEFIAGVYGTALATMGMLALSGIIMTLDGAGPISDNAGGIAEMSGLESDVRERLEPLDALGNVTKALTKGYAMGSAALASLLLFQAFVQDYVARDPSVLTAINGGVTIDAEGFLSALSGFLDKLLLVRPEIVISVIIGAMLPFLFSALALRAVARAAFHMVEEVRRQFRERPGILEGKEKPDYYRAVDVSTSFALRNMTAPALVVIATPLIVGALFGGPAVGALVIGATASAISLAITMMWGGAAWDNAKKYIESGHFGGKRSPAHAAAVVGDTVGDPLKDTAGPSLHIVIKLLNTISLVFIPLYMLWLLQGVFP; encoded by the coding sequence ATGATAATTTTAAGCCGCGCGCTGCTCAAGTCGGGGAGGCTCAGGGGTGGGACGTTGAGCGCGTCGACCTACGCCTTGATAGGTCTAGCGTTAGGGGCTCTCGGCTTAGGGCTGGCCTCTCTCAGCTTCTGGTATATCGAGAGACTGCCAAAGGGCACGGAGAGAATGGTCGAGGTCTGGAGAGCGATACGCGAGGGCAGCTCGGCGTACATGAGGAGGCAACTGAAGACGATCATGAGCTTCTCGGCGATCATGGCCGCCGTGGCGGCTTTCTCCGTCTACGTTGGCTATAGGATCCGAGTTCTCCCAACGAGGCCCGAGCTCTCCGATGAGGTGATATTGGAGTCCGCGTTGATAGGAGCCTCGGTGATCCTGGGCTCTCTAGCTTCGCTCTTCGCGGCGTTCCTGAGCATGGACGCCTCGACGAGAGCCAACGTGAGGATGGCGGAGGGAGCTAGAGTCGGCACGTGGAACGCGCTACGCATAGCCGTTCTAGGAGGCTCGGTGCTGGGCTTCTCCGTTCCATCGATGAGCCTCTTCGGGATATCCGCCCTCTACTTGCTCTACTCCTCGCTCGTGGGCGGCGGAGGGCCCCTAGAGCTTAGGCTGGCGCTCGACGCGGTGGCCGGATTTGCCTTCGGAGCCAGTCTCTCAGCTCTCTTCGCGCAACTCGGCGGGGGCATCTATACTAAGGCGGCGGACATAGGAGCCGACCTCGTGGGCAAGGTCGAGGCGGGCATACCCGAGGACGATCCGAGGAATCCCGCCGTGATAGCCGACCAGGTCGGAGATAACGTGGGCGACTGCGCGGGGAGAGGAGCTGACGTCTTCGAGTCGGTCACGGCCGAGACCCTGGGCGCGATGCTCATAGGATGGGCAGTCTACCTATTGCTCGCGCAGTCGGGCGTAGACCACGTCGAGGCGTCGAAGTACATTTTCTTGCCGCTCTTGATGGCTGGCGTGGGCGTGCTCTCGACTATTCCTGGCGTCTTCTTGGCGTCCCATCAAAAGAGATTCAAAGAGCCCGTGGAGCCCATGAGGAACGCCGTGATGCTGTCGGGCCTAGCAGCGGTCGCGGGCATCGCGGCGACGCTGAGAGTCGTGGTCCCCGAGTCGTGGGCCCACATGTTAGCCGCTACGCTCTGCGGAGTCGCCGCGTCGGTGTTGATAGTGTTGCTCACGAATCTCTACACCGCCAGCAGGGCTAGAGCCGTGGTGGAGATCGCCGAGGCCTCGATAAGCGGCCCCGCGATAACGATTCTCCAAGGCCTCGGAGTAGGCATGAGAGCCACGGCGCTCCCAATAATCGTTATATCGATAGCGCTGGCTACTTCCTTCGTGATAGGGGTCGATGCCGCGCCTTCGCTGGGCTTAGCCCACTCTGGCGTCGACTCGCGGCTCGCCGAGTTCATAGCGGGAGTCTACGGAACGGCGCTGGCCACCATGGGGATGCTCGCTCTCTCGGGAATCATCATGACGCTCGACGGGGCTGGCCCCATCTCGGATAACGCCGGGGGGATAGCCGAGATGAGCGGTCTCGAGAGCGATGTAAGAGAGAGGCTGGAGCCCCTCGATGCCCTCGGTAACGTCACCAAGGCCTTAACGAAGGGCTACGCCATGGGGTCGGCCGCTCTCGCCTCTCTTCTGCTCTTCCAAGCCTTCGTGCAGGACTACGTGGCTAGAGACCCATCCGTCCTCACGGCGATCAACGGTGGAGTGACCATAGACGCCGAGGGCTTCCTCTCGGCTCTCAGCGGGTTCCTAGACAAGCTCCTCTTGGTTAGGCCCGAGATCGTCATCAGCGTCATCATTGGAGCCATGCTGCCCTTCCTCTTCTCGGCTCTGGCCCTCAGGGCTGTCGCCAGAGCCGCCTTTCATATGGTCGAGGAGGTTAGGAGGCAGTTTAGAGAGAGGCCGGGGATCCTCGAGGGTAAGGAGAAGCCCGACTATTATCGAGCCGTCGACGTGAGCACGAGCTTCGCTCTGAGGAATATGACTGCTCCGGCCCTCGTCGTCATAGCGACCCCCCTCATCGTGGGCGCCCTCTTCGGCGGACCGGCGGTGGGGGCCCTAGTGATAGGAGCTACGGCGAGCGCCATATCTCTCGCGATAACAATGATGTGGGGCGGAGCGGCCTGGGATAACGCCAAGAAGTACATAGAGTCGGGCCACTTCGGCGGCAAAAGATCACCGGCTCACGCGGCGGCAGTAGTTGGCGACACCGTGGGGGACCCGCTGAAGGATACCGCCGGCCCCTCGCTCCACATAGTAATCAAGCTGCTCAACACGATATCGCTCGTCTTCATACCGCTGTACATGCTGTGGCTATTGCAGGGAGTCTTCCCATGA
- a CDS encoding ABC transporter substrate-binding protein, translating to MSSRLHALALALSLIAIASVVASYEVAERRLDLIQTRLEAVEAKLEKPSAFPVQLVDSLGRSVVIVNEPKRIVSIAPSTTEILFAIGAGEKVVGVDRFSNYPPDVVELARAGKIQYVGDFINPSIETILKLRPDLVVGTGGVQARHIEALASRGLTVLALDAENLEELYRCILLLGVATGESERARALVEELKANLSLIESLSSGAPSRPTALLIVWVEPIYAAGGASWINDLIEIAGGINVLANVSTAWPQLSVETLLRLDPDVVILTEHAGGLANSEQALSWLRSLPGGGELKAVKSGRVYMVHGDLNDAFSRPSPRVPVVAASLLAVLHPELLGVGELPKDLSLSDVVPLLWRVVNATTTSVAVAR from the coding sequence GTGAGCTCTCGCCTTCACGCCTTAGCTCTCGCTCTCTCGTTGATCGCGATAGCATCCGTCGTGGCCTCCTACGAGGTAGCGGAGCGGCGCCTCGATCTAATTCAAACTAGACTGGAGGCCGTCGAGGCTAAGCTGGAGAAGCCGAGCGCGTTCCCCGTTCAGCTCGTAGATTCGCTGGGACGCTCGGTGGTGATAGTCAACGAGCCTAAGCGCATAGTCAGCATAGCTCCCTCGACCACCGAGATCCTCTTCGCGATCGGAGCCGGGGAGAAGGTCGTCGGAGTCGATAGATTTTCTAATTATCCGCCCGATGTGGTGGAGCTCGCGCGAGCTGGCAAAATACAATACGTGGGAGACTTCATCAATCCCAGTATCGAGACAATACTTAAGTTGAGGCCGGATCTCGTAGTCGGAACTGGAGGAGTGCAGGCTAGACACATCGAGGCCCTCGCCTCTCGGGGCCTCACGGTTCTAGCCCTCGATGCCGAGAACCTGGAGGAGCTGTACAGGTGCATCCTCCTCTTAGGAGTCGCGACCGGCGAGAGCGAGAGAGCGAGAGCACTGGTCGAGGAGTTGAAAGCCAACTTATCGCTCATCGAGAGCCTGTCGAGCGGAGCGCCGAGCAGGCCGACGGCGCTTTTAATCGTGTGGGTTGAGCCCATATACGCGGCCGGAGGAGCGAGTTGGATCAACGATTTGATCGAGATCGCCGGGGGCATCAACGTCCTAGCAAATGTTTCGACCGCTTGGCCGCAGCTCTCGGTGGAGACGCTCCTAAGACTCGACCCCGACGTCGTGATTCTCACGGAGCACGCGGGCGGTCTCGCGAACTCTGAGCAAGCTCTAAGCTGGCTGAGGAGTCTCCCCGGCGGGGGAGAGCTCAAGGCCGTAAAGAGCGGCAGAGTCTACATGGTCCATGGCGACCTCAACGACGCTTTCTCGAGACCTTCGCCCAGAGTGCCCGTCGTGGCGGCCTCTCTCCTCGCGGTGTTGCACCCGGAGCTTCTAGGCGTTGGCGAGCTGCCCAAGGATCTCAGCTTAAGCGACGTGGTGCCACTCCTCTGGCGCGTGGTCAACGCCACGACGACGAGCGTGGCCGTAGCTCGATGA
- a CDS encoding iron ABC transporter permease, which translates to MRRDERLYIIFLQRRVRFSLLLSLSALLSVTLFSLLVGPTGILSLEDLLRGEPVAALRLSRTLGGLSAGVALGLGGFALQSVLRNPLVDPYVVGTSSGALLGSFVAALAGAPLGPLGNFIGGLLGALAALAATYAAGRISGFTTTGLVLSGVVVTILCSSLSAMLLLLHADKLRWGVAWYFGSLSLVARAHQLFILASGAAPLIALLAARLRWLKLYALGEEHARVAGVEPEKLRREVLLAVAWGAAAVSSTAGPIGFVGLMVPHIARLVSGGEVGATFLLTAALSPTLLLLGDIAARIVASPAELPVGVVTSVLGSLFFLYIFLSSIKRIGVRAR; encoded by the coding sequence TTGAGGCGCGACGAGAGGCTCTACATAATTTTTCTCCAACGCAGGGTGCGGTTCTCTCTACTACTATCGCTTTCGGCTCTACTCTCAGTAACGCTCTTTAGCCTACTCGTCGGCCCGACGGGCATCCTGAGCCTCGAGGACCTACTACGCGGAGAGCCTGTGGCTGCGCTCAGGCTTTCGAGGACTCTAGGCGGACTCTCGGCCGGCGTGGCTCTCGGCCTCGGGGGCTTCGCTCTCCAGAGCGTTCTCAGGAACCCGTTGGTGGACCCCTACGTGGTTGGGACGTCCTCGGGAGCTCTTCTGGGCAGCTTCGTCGCCGCGCTCGCCGGGGCGCCCCTCGGTCCTCTGGGCAACTTCATTGGGGGGCTGCTGGGGGCTCTGGCTGCTCTCGCCGCTACTTACGCGGCCGGGAGAATATCGGGCTTCACCACAACGGGGCTTGTTCTCTCGGGCGTCGTGGTCACGATTTTGTGCTCCAGCCTCTCCGCGATGCTCCTTCTGCTTCACGCCGACAAGCTCCGCTGGGGCGTCGCGTGGTACTTCGGCTCGCTCTCGCTCGTGGCGAGAGCGCATCAACTCTTTATTCTCGCGAGCGGGGCCGCCCCACTCATCGCGCTCCTCGCGGCTAGGCTCAGGTGGCTCAAGCTCTACGCGCTGGGGGAGGAGCACGCGCGCGTCGCGGGGGTCGAGCCGGAGAAGCTCAGGCGCGAGGTCCTCCTCGCGGTGGCTTGGGGGGCGGCGGCCGTCTCCTCGACCGCGGGACCCATAGGTTTCGTGGGTCTCATGGTGCCCCACATCGCGAGACTCGTCTCGGGGGGAGAGGTGGGCGCCACCTTCTTGCTCACGGCGGCGCTGTCGCCTACTCTCTTGCTTTTAGGCGACATCGCGGCTAGGATTGTAGCGAGTCCAGCCGAGCTGCCCGTGGGAGTCGTCACCAGCGTGCTGGGCTCTCTCTTCTTCCTCTACATCTTCCTGAGCTCGATCAAGAGAATCGGGGTCAGAGCGCGATGA
- a CDS encoding ABC transporter ATP-binding protein: MIRLRIEGDIGWSRSRPVLERVKLAFSSGELNCVLGPNGSGKTTLLLTLGGALKPLSGRVELSPPRAEAVYVPAYPPDFSGLSVGVVLSYYVSGCRGILPGREREEFERALELLERLGGEIEPERGADELSTGERTKLMLAGALASRARILLLDEPTSHLDVRARLELFSLLREARREKLVIASMHEVNEASLYCDSATLLSGGEALQGPVREILRTENLTRAYRVEFEEILSGRFRFFVPLRPLGVGRSA; the protein is encoded by the coding sequence ATGATCCGGCTAAGGATCGAAGGCGACATAGGCTGGAGCCGCTCCAGGCCCGTGCTGGAGCGCGTCAAGCTCGCATTCTCGTCGGGAGAGCTCAATTGCGTTCTGGGGCCCAACGGGAGCGGCAAGACCACGCTACTGCTGACGCTCGGCGGAGCTCTTAAACCTCTGAGCGGCCGCGTCGAGCTGAGCCCTCCTCGAGCCGAGGCGGTGTATGTCCCAGCTTATCCCCCAGACTTCAGCGGACTATCGGTCGGCGTGGTCTTGTCCTATTACGTCTCGGGATGCAGAGGGATCCTGCCTGGTCGCGAGCGCGAGGAGTTCGAGAGAGCCCTCGAGCTCCTCGAGCGACTCGGAGGAGAAATAGAGCCGGAGCGCGGAGCTGATGAGCTGAGCACCGGGGAGAGGACGAAGCTTATGCTGGCGGGAGCCCTGGCATCGAGAGCTCGGATCCTGCTCCTCGACGAGCCGACCAGCCACCTGGACGTGAGAGCTAGGCTCGAGCTATTCTCGCTGCTCCGCGAGGCGCGCCGCGAGAAACTGGTCATTGCTAGCATGCACGAGGTGAACGAGGCTTCGCTGTACTGCGATTCGGCGACTCTCCTAAGCGGGGGCGAGGCCCTTCAGGGCCCCGTCAGAGAGATCTTGAGGACCGAGAACTTGACGAGAGCATATCGCGTGGAGTTCGAGGAGATACTTTCTGGGAGATTCAGGTTCTTCGTCCCTCTCCGGCCTCTAGGGGTCGGACGATCAGCCTAA